The sequence AATATCCAGAACAACAACTCTTCGAAACTATGGCTGGCGATGATGTAGCTTTTGGGCCGCGTAATCTCGGGCTCAGCCAGGAACTGATCCGTCAAAGTGTGAGGGAGGCGATGGAGCTGGTGGGATTAAACTTCGAGCAGTTCAAAGACCGCTATACCTTCTCTCTCAGCAGTGGTGAGATGCGCCGCCTGGCTATCGCTGGGGTCCTTGCTCTTCAACCAGAGGTGCTGGTTATGGATGAACCGACGATGGGTCTTGACCCACAAGGACGGAATCAGCTACTGACGATGGTCAAGTCTTTCCAGAGGGAGCGTGGGATTACGGTCATCCTGGTCTCTCATGATATGGAAGAGGTGGCCGAGCTGGTTGACCACATCTACGTTATCGTCGAGGGGCGTACGGTCCTGCATGGCCCACCGCGCCAGGTCTTCTCCCAGGCGAGAAGGCTGCGTTCCTGGGGATTAACCATCCCCCAGGTCACAGCTGTATTTCAAGAACTACGAAGCCGTGGTGAACCGGTACGAACTGACATCATAACCATAGACGAGGCGGAAAGGGAGATATGGAGAATTTTGAATTCCTGCGGAACGTCACCATAGGACAATACCTACCAGGGCATTCGTTGATCCACCGTCTGGATCCCAGGACAAAGATCTTAGGGACGATCCTGTTAATCGGTATAATCACCTTCAGTGGTTCCTATACAGGTAACGTCATCCTGCTCGCTACTATCCTCGCCCTGTTGTTCATCTCTGGCGTATCAGTTAGTTACGCACTTCAGGGATTGCGTCCGGCCCTGCCATTCATTATCGTTTTAGCTACACTCCAGCTCCTTTTTTACGGCAACTACCCAGCACCAAGCGACCAGGCGCAAACGCTGTGGCACTGGAGCATTGTTCACATAACCTCAACCAGTATTCAAATAGCCGTGGTCTCCCTGTTCAGATTATCAGAGCTGTTCTTGCTCATCAGCTTGCTCACCTTTACAACAACCGCCACCGAACTCACCTATGGGGTGGAGAGCTTACTGCGCCCCTTCACTCGCCTCGGCTTCCCAGCCCATGAGTTGGCTATGATCATTACCATCGCCCTTCGTTTCGTGCCTACTCTAGCGGAAGAACTGGAGAGAATTATGAAAGCCCAAGCCTCACGAGGAGCCGACTTCTCCCCAAAAGGCCAACTTCGCTTCGTAAAACAAACAAAACAAATGATCCCCCTGCTGATTCCTTTATTCATCAATGCCTTCCGCCGGGCCGAAGAATTAATCGTGGCCATGGAAGCGCGTTGTTACGCCGGTGGAAGGGGTAGAACTAATCTAAAACATCTTCAAGCATCAAGGTTGGATTATTGGGCTATCCTTGGCCTGGGCCTCTACGCCCTGGCCATGGGTATATATAAATTTTCTTGGTAAGGAGGAAAAGTGATGACTCTGACCGTCAGGAGAATCGTTGTCGCTGGCATTTTGGCCGGCATCGTCATCCTGCTGGGATCCACCCAATGGGGGTTCATCCCTGTCCCTACCCCGGCTCAACGGGCCACAATCCTGCATATACCGGCCATCATTGGTGGCATTATGGAAGGGTGGCTGGTAGGGGCCATTATTGGCACTATCTTCGGCATCTTCAGCTTCCTGACCTCTCCCAACCCTATATTTAAAGACCCCTTTGTATCAATCTTACCTCGCATTTTCATTGGGATCACAGCCTATCTTGCTTACGCTCCGCTGCGCCGCTTGAATCAACCGCTGGCCCTGGGCGTAGCGGCAGCTGTGGGGACGCTCACGAACACTATCCTGGTCCTGACCATGGCCGTGGTGCGTGGCTATATGCCCCCTTCCGTCGCCCTGGCCGTCGGTATAACTCACGGTATACCTGAGGTGGTTGTAGCTATCATCGTCGTCGTGGCTGTGGGGCTGGCCTTGATGGGAGTAGAACTAGGCACCCGTCGGTCCCGGTTATAAGAGGGGCTCGCAAGATTGTCAGGCCTCCACCCTAATGCTAGAATACTCTGGCGTCAAGGAGGGTGGAGGCCGTGGCCAGTCTCACTATCGGACATACGTTGCGGGGGAAGGGCCATTCTATAGCCCTTCTCGGCATATTGATCCTGGCGGCCGCCTTCCGCTACTTTGGGGTCAACTGGGATCAGTCGCAGCATATGCATCCCGATGAGCGCCAAATTACGATGGTAGCGCTGAATCTGTCGCTGCCGTGGCCACCGAATTGGAGCAACCTGGTTGACCCGCATCTCAGTACGCTTAACCCCCACTTCTTCGCTTATGGATCGTTCCCTATTTATTTGCTGCGCCTCATCGCCCTCATCGCTTCCCTGGCCAATCCGAATCTCGATAGCTATAACTATTTGAACCTTGTAGGACGTTTCATCTCAGCCTCCTTTGATCTGGGGATCATCCTCGTCTCCTACCGCCTGGCCACCATAGTGTACGGTAGAAGTGTAGCTTTACTCTCGGCAGCCTTCATCGCCCTCACCGTTTTCCATATCCAGGCCGCTCATTTCTACGCGGTTGATACCCTACTCACCTTCTTTGTTCTCCTCTCCTTGCTTGCTGCTTTACACGTGTTGCGACGTCCAACTATATCGAACTCCATTTTTGCCGGCAGCAGCGTAGGATTAGCCTTGGCCTGTAAGGTGAGCGCCTTGCCGATTATAGTGCCACTGGTTGGAGCCTTTTTATTAGCGTCACCACCCCAGCACGCTGAAGACCTCTCACAGAGGAGGCCCTCTCTTCCTTATTTGTGGCATAAGATAGCCCTCTTGTCCTTAGCCCTCACCTCAACCGTGGTCGTCTTCTTCATCACGCAACCATATGCCCTTCTCGATTGGACTAGTTATCTCTCTGATGTAATCTACCAGAACAATATGGTGAGAGGCATCATCGACTTACCCTACACACGACAATATGTGGGCACCATATCTTATCTATATTTCTTGACAAACCTTACCATATGGGGTATGGGGCCGCTGCTTGGATCAGTGGCGGTGGCTGGAACCATACTGGTGATCGTCAGAGGACTTCGCCAACCACGGCAGGAGGAGTGGCTACTGCTGGCTTGGGTAATCCCCTATTTCCTGATCACCGGCAGCTTCTACGCCAAGTTTATGCGTTATCTACTGCCCATCATGCCCCTGCTTTCCATTTACGGCGCCGCTGCTTTACTCTGGTTGCGAGACAGGCTAAAGCGACAGAATCCACCACTGATGCTAATGGTTAATGCATTCATAGCCAGCGTCGTTTTGGCCTCACTGTTTTATAGCCTCGCTTTTGTCAGCATCTACAGCCGTCCCTTGACCCGGGTAACTGCCTCCCGCTGGATATATGAACATATACCCCCGGGATCGATCCTTTCCTACGAACATTGGGATGATCGTTTGCCTTTCGATCTTGTAGTTGATGGGAAACATAGAGCGTCGAACGAATATAAATTCCTGGAAATGCCTCTTTACGAGAAGGACGATCAGGCTAAGTTGTATCTCATCATCCGCAATTTGGGCCAGAGCGATTATATCGTGTTTTCAAGTAACCGGCTGTATGGCTCGATACCAAAGTCCCCAGAACGCTATCCACTTACGACTCGTTTCTATGAGTTGCTCTTTGATGAGAAGCTTGGTTATCACCTCAAGAAGGTATTCACTTCGTATCCGGGGCTGTTCGGCCTCCAGCTTGTAGACGATTGGGCAGATGAGAGCTTCACTGTCTATGATCATCCAAAGGTATTAATTTTTGAGAGAACTAAGATGTTATCTGATGAGGAGTTGCGTGAAGCGTTCGCGCCTGTCCTGATGAAGATGGATGCAGAGCTCTCCGGAAAGAAGCAGGGGCTGTTATTAACACCTGCTCAACTGAAAACCATCTCTACGGGTGGAACTTATTACAAAATCTTCGACCGGAATGGACTGGAGAATAAGCTGCCCATACTTATCTGGGCGGTGATGATCGAGGTTATCGGTGTGGCCATGCTGCCTCTAGCTCTGGCTGTCTTCCCCAACTTATCGGATGGTGGTTATCCCTTCACCAAAACGATCGGTCTCCTTATCCTCTCCTGGCTGACCTGGATAAGCGTTAGCCTTGGGGTATGGCCAAATACTAGAGGGACGGTATTCGCCATATTCATAATTCTAACGATAACCGGCGGCTGTCTTGGTTATATGAGGCGACAAGCGCTCATCTCTTTTTGGCGCACAAAGCGAGGATTAATTCTCGGGTACGAGGCCATCTTCTGGATAGCCTTTTCCCTGTTCGTTCTTATCCGTCTGGCCAACCCCGATCTCTGGCACCCCTACCGCGGTGGGGAAAAGCCGATGGATCTGGCTTATCTTATAGCGACGATCAAGAGTGCCTCTTTCCCTCCCTACGATCCCTGGTTTGCTGGCGGCTATATGAACTACTACTACTTTGGGCAGATCATCGTCGCCACTCTCATCAAGCTATCAGGTATCATCCCCACCACAGCCTTTAATTTGGTCATACCCACCCTTTTTGCCCTAACATTTAGTGGGACTTTTTCGCTTGGCTATAATATCAGTGCAGGTTGGATCAGGGCTGGCAGGATACCCACCTTTCTCAGTGGACTTGCCGCCGCCATCTTCGCTACCAGCATAGGCAACCTGGGCGGTGCCCTCCAAATCATCGCTCAAGTAGCCCATCTTGGTGGAGGACATGGCGGGGAGCCACTCAGTGCAATGGTGAATCACGTCCTGATCGGTGCCTGGCGACTCCTCAGCGGAGTAGTGCCCTTCTCCATCCCTCCTGATTGGTACTGGGTTAGCAGTCGCATCTATCCTGGGGCAACAGTAAATGAGTTTCCCCTTTTTACCTTTCTTTTTGCTGATCTCCATGCCCATCTGATTGCCTTGCCCTTCACAATCCTCCTCCTGGGACTGGTCCTCAATCTCGTCAAGGGATGCACAAGGGGGTCGGCTACATCGGCACAACGAGCTTCCATTTCAATCATATCTGGGCAACTGCCTCTCTTGGGAATCTTGAGCCTAACTTTAGGGGGTCTCTTCATCACCAACTCCTGGGATTTCCCCACTTATCTGCTCATCAGCGGCGTGGGCCTTCTTACCTGCTGGTTCGCAGGAGCCAGAGGTGGCCTGCGCAGCCTGAGCGTGATTACTGCTCAAATAGGGGCCATCACTTTGGGCAGTGTCTTACTCTACTGGCCATTCCATCGCAGTTACCAGCAATTCTACTTCGGGCTCACGCGCTGGAATGAACCCACCGATCCACGGCTCTACCTCGTTATTCATGGTCTTTTCCTCTTCATCATCGGCAGCTATTTATTGCTGAGGTTGGCCTTAAATTCAGTGTCCAGAAAGACTATACCTGTTTGGGAAATTGTTTTAGCCAGCGTTGTGGCCGTGCCCCTGGTTCTTCTGCAGCAGACTTTGATCGGGCTATTATCCTTCTTGCTCATTCTGACTCTTATTTTGGCCGTGCAGCGCAATAAGCCTGAGGAACAATTCGTACTGATAATGATCGGAACTGGGCTCGTGCTCAGCATCTTTTGTGAACTGTATGCCATCAAGGGTGACATCGGGAGGATGAACACCGTCTTTAAGCTCTACCTACAGGTATGGATACTATGGGCCGTGGCCAGTGGTGCCTGCGTGATGTTTTTGTTCCGGGCTCTCCCCCACTCCTTCTCCTTGCGCCTCCCCTGGTTCGTCGGATTGGGGATTCTTCTCCTCGCCAGTCTTGTCTATCCACCGCTCGGCACCTGGTCCCGCTTGCATGACCGCTTCAATACAGCTATCGGATTGACCCTGGATGGCACGGTGTTCATGCGCCACGCTGTTTATCACGATGAGAGAGGGACGATGTGCCTGCATCGCGACCTGGAAGCCATCACCTGGATTCAGGATCATATTTCTGGCACCCCGGTCATTCTGGAAGGACACACCCCTGTGTACCGCTGGGGTGGGCGTGTCTCTATATATACGGGCTTACCGACGGTGCTTGGTTGGGATTGGCATCAGAGACAGCAACGCTGGGGTTACCAATGGATGATCGATGAGCGCCTGCAGGATATTCAGACCATGTACTCAAGTATCTCACCGGAACAAACGCTGCCCTTGCTTGATAAATACGATATCCATTACATTTATGTGGGTGATCTGGAGAGAAACTATTATCCGCAGGCTGGGCTACGTAAGTTTGATCTGATGGTAGGCAAACAACTGGACCTGGTCTATAATCGAGATGGAGTCAAGATTTATAAGGTTAGGGATCGGGATTGGCGCTGATGGCCGATTGGGAAGGGATTGGCATCTGGTTTCTCACCGTCCAGTTTGTCGGACTGGCTGTTTTACCTCTCTCCTTAAGGCTTTTTCGCAATCTACCCGATAAGGGCTACACCTTAGCCAAACCGCTGGGGATACTCCTCTCAGCATACATCTTATGGTTGGGAGCCACCTTCGGTATCCTGGATAATACCCGGCGAACTATCATCTTTCTGGTCATCGCCATTGGGCTCGTCTGCTGGTGGCCAGCGGTGACTCGTAGGGAACTAATTACATTTTGGTCAAACAGGCGCTGGATCATCGCTAGTACAGAAATCCTGTTCTTCATAGCCTTAGTAGGCTGGGCGATGATTCGTTCCTTCGATCCGGCAATAGCGGCCACCGAGAAGCCGATGGAGTTTACCTATCTGAACGCTATCCTCAGAAGTGAACGTTTCCCTCCCCACGATCCCTGGCTTTCTGGTCACCCCATTAGCTACTATTACTTTGGTTATGTGATGATGGCCATGCTCACCAGGCTTGCCTCCATACCATCAAGCGTCTCCTTCAACCTCTCCATCGCTCTTCTCTTTGCCTTAACAGTCGGTGGGTCTTTCTCATTAGCCTACAACCTGGCGAGGGCTTTCAAAGAGGATAGAGGCGCTCAAAACGATGTGGGGGACAATTCTCTAGGACCTATTGGTTGCGGGCTATTGGCTGCCCTGTTTGTGGCCATCTTGGGCAATCTGGAGGGAGTCGTCGAAATACTGAACTCCCACGGATGGCTCTCCCTCGAAGCGTGGCGTTGGCTACAGATCAAGGACCTCCCCCGACCATACATCAGCGCCTCCTGGCTGCCCTCGGACTGGCTCTGGTGGTGGCGTGCCTCCCGTGTCATAGGCACTTTTGATCCAGTGAGCGGCATCAGCTATGACTACACCATCAATGAGTCCCCCTTTTTCAGCTTTTTGTTAGGCGACCTCCATCCGCATGTCCTATCTTTACCCTTCACTCTGATGGGCATCAGTCTGGCCTTTAATCTATACCGCTCAAGAGGTGAGGTGACGCTAGCCGGGTTGTGCCACCAATCGCTGGCTCTGTTCCTTATCGCCCTCTGCCTGGGTGGGCTTGCCTTTTTGAACACCTGGGACTTACCCACCTATCTCTTCCTCATAACTTTATCCTTCGTTGCTCTTCAATATAGACAGCAACGCCGATTTGACCGCACTCTGGTTAAGAACAGCCTCATCTTCGGTGCTATCCTACTTCTCCTGAGCATCGTTCTATACACACTATTCTACTTCACCTTTCAATCACAGGCGTCTGGCATAGGTATCGTCGGGATACATACCAAGCTGCGGCACTTCCTGCTCTTTTGGGGACCATTGCTCCTTCCAGCGCTTTCCTTCTTGGTCATAAATTGGTGTCAACGTCTATTCGGCTTGGCCAAATCGGAGGAGATGGGAATTAAGCGGGGGATGACCTTGTCTACCCTCGGACATTCACCTCTTGAGAGTCGATCTATATTATTCTGGGGCAGCACTGCCTTGATAGTGCTGCTTCTGATTCTCCTTGGCGCTCCCGTTTTAGGGGTGATCTATCCATTGCTGATCGGCACAATTAACCTCACAATACGCCTATGGAATACTCGCCAGAGCGATCCCTCAACGGGCATCACCCCGTTGGGCAACGTTGATGGGCAGGTTGTCATACGTCCAATGGGCAATGGTCCTGACGAGGGGGGACGATCGCTACCAGCTACCGGTTTTGTCTTGCTCATGCTGGGCACCGGAATGCTCCTCATCTTTGGCTGTGAACTGCTCTTCGTGCGGGATCTCTTTGGCAACCGGATGAATACCGTCTTTAAGCTTTACTACCAGTCCTGGCTACTGCTGGCGATCGTTGCTGCCTTCGCTCTATACCAACTTTCAACCCTAATACACATATCCCTTCATTTAGCCAAAAGATTAGCGGTGCTCCTATTGCTGGCCTTGAACCTCATCGTGCTGATGGCCGGCTTCGTCTATCCACTGGCAGCTACCATTTCCAAGTCCAACGGCTTCCTTGGCCATCCTACCCTGGACGGGCTTTCCTACTTGGCCCAGACGCAACCAGAGGAGTACCAGGCCATCACCTGGCTGAACGATCATATTAGCGGCGCCCCAGTCATTCTGGAGGCTGCCGGCCCATCGTTTAGTCTTTACGCTCGTGTCTCGGCCAATACAGGACTACCAACGGTGCTCGGTTGGGAATTCCATGAGGCTCAATGGCGCGGATCGCTGGCCGAGGTGACCAGCCGCAAGAGCGATGTCGAGACGATTTACCGAACTATGGATCAGGCGCTGGCCAAGACGCTTCTAAAGAAGTACAACGTTAAGTACGTCTATGTCGGGCAGCTGGAACGCCAGACCTATGCGTCAGCCGGCCCTAGAGCACTGGAGAAATTCGATGCTTTTATGGACATAGTTTACAAGAATCCAGCCGTGACTATTTACCACGTCAAGGATGACCACGAATGACTGAAGAGAGCACCTTACCTAAGCGAGTACAGCTTGATCTCAGTCTGGAGATGGTATTCTATCTAGTCATCCTTTCTATGGCCGCCTTGCTACGATTCTGGGGGCTTGGTTCCTGGCCCCTGAGTCCAACAGAAGGAGACCTATCCTTCCAAGCGTGGTCTCTATATCGTGGACATGCGGCCCTTATGGAGCGATCGCCACTTCTAATTTACGCCCAGGCCCTAATTTTCTTCCTTTTTGGAGCGAACGATGCCAGTGCCCGTGTGGGAACAGCCATGGCCGGTACGGCTCTGGTAATGCTGCCTTATTTATGGCGTGACTACCTGGGCAGAGTGGGGGCCTTGCTTGCTTCCCTACTTATGGCTCTATCGCCCATATCCCTCTATTACTCTCGCCAAGCTGTGCCAGAGGTTCTGGCCGCCTTTCTCACCTTACTCCTGGTCATCTGTCTATCTCGTTACCTTCGAGATAAGACCTCACAATGGCTTTGGTTAAGCGCCATAGCTGCTGGGTCACTTGTGGCGGTAGGCCCCTCAGGCTACAACAGCCTTATCGTTCTGGTCGTTTCTGGAATTGGACTTTGGGCATCGGCTCGCCTTCCCTGGATGAAGACAGCCCGGACAGGTACCGCTAGTCTTTTGGAAAGTGCCATACCTCTGACCAGAGAGCAGGCTAGCAAATGGCTTCTCCTGAGCGGTGGATCATTATGCCTGGTAATCACTGGGGGCTTATCAAATCTTCACGGGGTACAGGAAGGGCTGATCGATCCCTTGGGCACCTGGCTTGTTTCAATCAGTTCAGGAAACTTTTTCTCTCTTCAACCAGTCGCCCTGTTAGCCTTGTTAGGCTATGAAACTTTGGCTTCGGTCTTCGGGGGTGCGACTATTATATGGCGATCTAGCCGTGATCTCCTTCTCGCCTTCCTCGTTTGGTGGACAGTTACTAGCTTCATCCTGATGTTAGCCTTTGGGCAGGTCAGCCTTCTCTTCCTAGTGTTACTACCTCTATTGCTCCTGGCATCGGTGACCCTGAGCCGCTTAATCTCCGAGCTCAGACCCTATCTAGTGCTCTCAAGGGTTGCCTTGTTCCTGCTCCTGCTTCTACCACCGCTATTATTGGTATGGTTCGCCCTGAACCATTTCACCTTACCCGGACAAAGGCTCGGCTGGGAAATCATCCTCGCCATATTAGGTTTGTTGATGGCCGCGATCGGACTGGCCTGGTGGTGGTTCAAGGAAGAAATAGTGCCACTCGGTGGATTACTGTTGTTTGGTCTCCTGTTCACCCTGCATATCCATCACTCCCTCGGTCTCAACACCCAACCAACTGCGGCAACAAGCACCCTTTTGACTAGACGGGTGACGTCCCAGGATGTCAGAGCCCTCACAAGGCAGACGGATGATGTCCTTGCGGCGGCACCAGCAGGCATGGCCGTCTCAATTATCGTGGACACAACTTATAAGGAACCCTTGCAATGGTATTTACGCGATTACAAAGGGGTCATCTTCGCCACAAAGCCTGTAGGGGACAAGGCTTATGTTATCATTGTGCCCGCTGGCGTCGGTTCGCCCCAAGGCCACTATTGGGGGCAACAATATCAGTTGAGCGAATCCCAGAAGATATCATCTCTGGAATTTAGGCGCTTATGGCGCTGGTGGATGTATCAGGAGCCACTCTGGCCGGAAAAATATGACAATGTCGTCCTTTGGGTAAAAGTATAGGAATCAAAGAGCGTCGTTGGGGGTTTGTAATAAAGTATGGCTAAACAGGCGCCGCGCACCACGCTCAAGGATAGCATTTTAGATAGACGAGCCTTGCCGCTCATACCCTGGAGTTGGGAAACTTTTCTTTATGTGGCCATTTTGCTCCTAGCTGCCATCGTGCGCTTTTGGGATCTTGGCTCGCGAGTATTGCATCACGATGAAAGCATCCACGCGGCCTATTCCTGGTATCTTTTCAACGGGATGGGATACAAACATGACCCGATGTTTCATGGCCCATTTCTCTACTATGCGACGGCCCTGATCTATTTTCTTTTTGGAGTATCCGACTACACGGCCCGTGTTGCTCCAGCTTTCAGCGGAGTGGTTCTCGTCGGCTTACCTTATCTCCTGCGAGACAGATTAGGCCGGACTGGCGCGCTAGTAGCGGCGTTCCTGCTGGCGCTTTCGCCATCCATCCTTTATTACTCCCGTTCCTTGCGGCACGACATCTTTGCGGCCACCGCCACCCTCTCGTTAATGATATGTCTATGGCGCTACGTTGATGACAGACGACCGTTATGGCTGTACTTGGCGACCATATCCCTAGCCATCTCGTTTGCCAGTCATGAGCTAACTTATATCAGTGTCTTCATTCTGGGCAGTTTTTTGCTCCTGGTGGCCGGACCAACGCTGGTGACAGCCTTGGTGAGGGGCAAGCGTTCCCTTCTTTCACCCTATGCCGACTTTCTTATCCTGTTATCCGCTCTGATGGTCCCCCTTGGCACACCAACCGTGCTCTTAATCCAGCGTCGGATTGCTCCCACCACTGACGCCAATACTCTCTTGGCCATCACATTTTTCGTGCTTCTGTCCCTCGCATTCATTTTGGGGCTTTGGTGGAATAGGCGCATCTTCGGACGATGTGCGATCATCTTCTGGGTGATCTTTGCCCTGCTCTTCTCTAGTCTCTTCGTAAATCCGCCGGGTTTAATTTCCGGAGCTATCGGGTCATTGCAGTACTGGCTTAGCCAACAGGGTGTACGTCGGGGGGGACAGCCCTGGTTCTATTACTTGCTACTCCTGCCTCTATACGAATTCGTCCCCCTTCTATTCGGACTCACTGGAATCCTTTTGGCCATAGCGCGTCTTCCGATCACGCTGGTTCGCTGGCTTCAAAGGAGTCATCGTGAGCCCTTAACGCCCCTGCCCCAAGCCGAAATAACCGATAGCACCTCAGGGTATAACCTGTTCAGATGGTTCTTAGTTTACTGGTTTGTGTTGAGCCTGGTGATTTATAGCTGGGCGGGCGAGAAGATGCCCTGGCTGGTCATTCACATAACCATCCCTTTGGTGCTGCTGGCCGCCGACTTCGTTGGCCATATCTTGGAGACCACACCGTGGAAAGAAGCCGTAGCCAGGGGTGGTGTACTGCTTTCCATCGGTCTAATGTTGTTCATTTTCGCCCTACTCGGACTAGGAGGAGCGATACCACCAGCCTTATCACTGGCCCAACCGCTCCAAACGCTGCGTCAAACATTTCAATGCTTGGCCATCCTTCTTGTCGTAGCTATACTGGTGGGA comes from Chloroflexota bacterium and encodes:
- a CDS encoding TIGR03663 family protein, whose amino-acid sequence is MAKQAPRTTLKDSILDRRALPLIPWSWETFLYVAILLLAAIVRFWDLGSRVLHHDESIHAAYSWYLFNGMGYKHDPMFHGPFLYYATALIYFLFGVSDYTARVAPAFSGVVLVGLPYLLRDRLGRTGALVAAFLLALSPSILYYSRSLRHDIFAATATLSLMICLWRYVDDRRPLWLYLATISLAISFASHELTYISVFILGSFLLLVAGPTLVTALVRGKRSLLSPYADFLILLSALMVPLGTPTVLLIQRRIAPTTDANTLLAITFFVLLSLAFILGLWWNRRIFGRCAIIFWVIFALLFSSLFVNPPGLISGAIGSLQYWLSQQGVRRGGQPWFYYLLLLPLYEFVPLLFGLTGILLAIARLPITLVRWLQRSHREPLTPLPQAEITDSTSGYNLFRWFLVYWFVLSLVIYSWAGEKMPWLVIHITIPLVLLAADFVGHILETTPWKEAVARGGVLLSIGLMLFIFALLGLGGAIPPALSLAQPLQTLRQTFQCLAILLVVAILVGGVVYYWVKIGHAIAWRITALTVLAILMAFSIRASWQLNYYHGDIPVEMLVYTQSSPDIAKVMREIKRVSFRTGTDTDIVIAYDNDVSWPFEWYLRDYKNRNYYGNDPRLIRPGAPIVLTGFESGHDGAVRAQLGNAYVGQRYKLRWWFPEDYRELTPELIWRGLGDATAHQRVWRYFLYRETFSPLGSLDFMMYERRDLATGPWVAAQAAKGEVSSIQHWGSRGKGLSQFDEPKGITVALDGSIYVVDSRNARIQKFDKQGHFVLMWGSPGGAVGQFNEPWGIAVNQAGNVFVADTWNHRIQKFDGLGRFLAVWGHYGNVKDGSGEPGTFYGPRGIAIDAMGNVYVTDTGNNRIQKFDNTGKYLTQYGTQGTDDGQFNEPVGIAIDAGGNILIADTWNRRIQKFDRNFNLLAKWPVIGWAGESVLNKPYLATDRFGAVYVTDPEGCQVLKFDPNGRLLADWGKPGEDATYLRIPTGIAIDAQGSIFIADSLNHRILKFAPVP